The proteins below come from a single Plasmodium sp. gorilla clade G2 genome assembly, chromosome: 13 genomic window:
- a CDS encoding ER membrane protein complex subunit 3, putative: MDALILDEQIRIYALLPIFVIVVLVCIIKSNLAQMIHPGPKTDMEKLSQNNYLSRFNLLKSNSGMLSPLAFISRKLFYNKPEVGYFNDLPEQVNPFDALLKQDPSDLFGMMKNQIPFLVLQLGLGFLINLFFSGYLVAKIPFPLTYKFKSTLQMGMDIELLDMKFVSSLSWYFLVMFGSSGLISIIDYFVLQDKDRSHSSTMDNLMATHNPLAKPPGNMNNIPDLKKFFNKKKEELDNLKYEFLLENIECDLLEKWE; this comes from the exons atggatgcACTAATATTAGATGAACAAATAAGGATTTATGCCTTATTACCTATATTTGTAATTGTTGTTTTAGTATGTATAATAAAGAGTAATCTAGCTCAAATGATTCATCCAGGTCCTAAAACTGATATGGAAAAGTTAAGCCAGAA taATTATTTATCGAGGTTTAATTTGTTAAAGTCTAATAGTGGAATGCTCAGTCCTTTAGCTTTTATAAGTAGAaaacttttttataataaaccAGAAGTTGGCTATTTCAATGATTTACCTGAACAAGTTAATCCATTTGATGCACTTTTAAAACAAGACCCATCTGACTTATTTGGAATGATGAAAAATCAAATACCATTTTTAGTTCTGCAGTTGGGTTTAggttttttaattaatttattcttCTCTGGATATTTAGTTG CAAAAATACCCTTTCCATTGACTTACAAATTTAAATCTACATTACAAATGGGTATGGATATTGAATTATTAGATATGAAATTCGTATCGTCTCTTTCTTG GTATTTTCTTGTCATGTTTGGATCGAGTGGTTTAATAAGCATTATTGATTACTTTGTTCTTCAAG ataAGGACAGATCACATAGTAGCACCATGGATAACTTAATGGCTACTCATAATCCTTTGGCAAAAC CTCCTggaaatatgaacaatatacCCGACTTGAAGAAGttctttaataaaaaaaaagaagaactTGATAATCTG aaatatGAATTTTTACTGGAAAATATTGAATGTGACCTTTTAGAAAAATGGGAATAA
- a CDS encoding RNA-binding protein, putative, whose product MRENDKAEQHISDMTTSKDEKSNNKKPHLRKAAGIVWKDPTLDEWPENDFRIFCGNLGNEVSSDILANAFRKYKSFNMAKVIRDKRNNKTKGYGFVSLSDPQDMLDALKTMNNKFIGNRPITVKRSRWKDREMNSQKNKDFDNFLKNSQLPTKKFRKFKKSVNNNNKDIHERLINKDTLNHIR is encoded by the exons atgaGGGAAAATGATAAAGCGGAACAACATATATCAGATATGACAACTTCTAAGGATGAAAAatctaataataaaaag cCACATTTAAGAAAAGCAGCAGGTATTGTATGGAAGGATCCTACATTAGACGAATGGCCAGAAAATGATTTTCGAATATTCTGTGGTAATTTAGGGAATGAAGTATCAAGTGATATTCTTGCTAATGCCTTTAGAAAATATAAGTCCTTTAATATGGCCAag GTAATAAgagataaaagaaataataagaCCAAAGGTTATGGTTTCGTTTCCTTATCTGATCCTCAAGATATGTTAGATGCATTGAAAactatgaataataaatttataggGAATAGACCTATAACTGTAAAAAGAAGTAGATGGAAAGATAGAGAAATGAATTCTCAGAAAAATAAAGACTTTGataactttttaaaaaattctcAATTGCCTACAAAAAAATTTaggaaatttaaaaaaagtgtcaacaataataataaag atatTCATGAAAGATTAATAAATAAGGATACATTGAACCATATTAGATAA